From Bosea sp. NBC_00550, the proteins below share one genomic window:
- a CDS encoding metallopeptidase family protein, protein MDAVATRSTEIDWDGAKAPSQDAFEVLAQAAFDRLPEEFRALCSDVIFNVTEFPEDDVLKELEAESPFDLLGLFSGVGLPQQGFGPQTGQMPNTIHLYRRPILDYWAEHDESLGSIVTHVMVHEIGHHFGFSDEDMEAIEAGALDDAG, encoded by the coding sequence ATGGACGCCGTGGCGACGAGAAGCACGGAGATCGACTGGGACGGAGCCAAGGCGCCGTCGCAGGACGCGTTCGAGGTGCTGGCGCAAGCCGCCTTCGACCGCCTGCCGGAGGAGTTCCGCGCCTTGTGCTCGGACGTGATCTTCAACGTCACGGAGTTCCCGGAGGACGACGTGCTGAAGGAGTTGGAGGCGGAGAGCCCGTTCGACCTGCTCGGCCTGTTCAGCGGCGTCGGCCTGCCCCAGCAGGGCTTCGGCCCGCAGACGGGCCAGATGCCCAACACCATCCATCTCTATCGCAGGCCGATCCTCGACTACTGGGCCGAGCATGATGAGAGCCTCGGATCCATCGTCACCCATGTCATGGTCCATGAGATCGGCCACCATTTCGGCTTCTCCGACGAGGACATGGAAGCCATCGAAGCCGGAGCGCTGGACGATGCTGGATGA
- a CDS encoding LysE family translocator has product MLDDLIRHLPNLALVYSAFFLAVASPGPSNLAVMATSMERGRSAGATLALGVTAGSLTWGVLAAIGVTGLVVAHPGALYAIKIVGGVYLLFLAWRSARSALRVDMPPARAAVPGHRAFLRGYLMHLTNPKAILSWTAIIALALRPDTPPVVLYAIIGGCMLISLAINQFYAVLFSTASMIAGYRRIRRRAEACLAAFFTFASFKLLTSQL; this is encoded by the coding sequence ATGCTGGATGATTTGATCCGCCATCTGCCCAATCTGGCGCTGGTCTATTCGGCCTTCTTCCTGGCGGTCGCCAGCCCCGGCCCGAGCAACCTCGCCGTGATGGCGACGTCGATGGAGCGCGGCCGCAGCGCCGGCGCCACCCTGGCGCTCGGCGTCACCGCCGGTTCCCTGACCTGGGGCGTTCTCGCCGCCATCGGCGTCACCGGCTTGGTCGTGGCGCATCCCGGCGCGCTCTACGCCATCAAGATCGTCGGCGGCGTCTACCTGCTGTTTCTGGCCTGGCGTTCGGCGCGATCGGCGTTGCGCGTCGACATGCCACCAGCAAGGGCCGCCGTTCCCGGGCATCGCGCCTTCCTGCGCGGCTATCTCATGCATCTCACCAATCCCAAGGCGATCCTGAGCTGGACGGCGATCATCGCGCTCGCCCTGCGGCCGGATACGCCGCCGGTCGTGCTCTACGCCATCATCGGCGGCTGCATGCTGATCTCGCTCGCGATCAACCAGTTCTACGCCGTGCTGTTTTCGACGGCCTCGATGATCGCGGGCTACCGCCGGATTCGTCGCCGGGCCGAAGCCTGCCTCGCCGCCTTCTTCACCTTCGCCAGCTTTAAGCTGCTGACCTCGCAGCTCTGA
- the leuD gene encoding 3-isopropylmalate dehydratase small subunit produces the protein MQPFTTLTSTPAPMKVVNVDTDMIIPKQYLKTIKRTGLGTALFSEMRYKEDGSENPDFVLNQPAYRKSQILVAGDNFGCGSSREHAPWALLDFGIRCVISTSFADIFYNNCFKNGILPIKVTPEQLDALFDDAERGSNATLTIDLEKQTIQGPDGGTITFELDPFRKHCLLNGLDDIGLTMEKNAKIDAFEDKLKQREWA, from the coding sequence ATGCAGCCCTTCACCACCCTGACCTCGACCCCCGCGCCCATGAAGGTGGTCAATGTCGACACCGACATGATCATCCCGAAGCAGTATCTGAAGACGATCAAGCGCACCGGCCTCGGCACCGCGCTGTTCTCGGAGATGCGCTACAAGGAGGACGGCTCGGAAAACCCCGATTTCGTGCTGAACCAGCCGGCCTATCGCAAGTCGCAGATCCTGGTCGCCGGCGACAATTTCGGCTGCGGCTCCTCGCGCGAGCACGCGCCCTGGGCCCTGCTCGACTTCGGCATCCGCTGCGTGATCTCCACGAGCTTCGCCGACATCTTCTACAACAACTGCTTCAAGAACGGCATTCTGCCGATCAAGGTCACGCCCGAGCAGCTCGACGCCCTCTTCGACGACGCCGAGCGCGGCTCCAACGCCACGCTGACCATCGACCTCGAGAAGCAGACGATCCAGGGGCCGGATGGGGGCACGATCACCTTCGAGCTCGACCCCTTCCGCAAGCACTGCCTGCTCAACGGCCTCGACGATATCGGCCTGACCATGGAAAAGAACGCGAAGATCGACGCGTTCGAGGACAAGCTGAAGCAGCGCGAATGGGCCTGA
- a CDS encoding DUF4394 domain-containing protein: protein MTRIMRIALTATTILSAGSLAGLAQAGTLAALSGDNTLTMIDTATMKAGKSMKVTGIDGKIAGIDVRPADGMLYALATDGTIYTVDTAGKATMKSKMDTVLAADAMATVDFNPAADRLRVIGSDGTNLRVNVEDGKTTVDGKLKFAETDMHKGEAPMIVAGAYTNSMKGAKETALYDIDGKIGGLIKQAPPNDGMLGAVGKLGVTAKAIAFDIETGADGANTGWLLADGALHKVDLATGKATMVGKVAGLSAPVRDVAALPAM, encoded by the coding sequence ATGACCAGGATAATGCGCATCGCGCTGACGGCCACGACCATCCTGAGCGCCGGCTCGCTGGCCGGGCTGGCCCAGGCGGGAACGCTTGCGGCGCTGAGCGGCGACAACACCCTCACCATGATCGACACGGCGACGATGAAGGCCGGCAAGTCGATGAAGGTCACCGGCATCGACGGCAAGATCGCCGGCATCGACGTGCGCCCGGCCGACGGCATGCTCTATGCGCTGGCGACGGACGGCACGATCTACACGGTCGATACCGCCGGCAAGGCGACGATGAAGTCGAAGATGGACACCGTGCTCGCCGCCGATGCCATGGCGACCGTCGATTTCAACCCCGCCGCCGACCGACTGCGCGTCATCGGCTCTGACGGCACCAATCTCCGCGTCAATGTCGAGGACGGCAAGACGACCGTCGACGGCAAGCTGAAATTCGCCGAGACCGACATGCACAAGGGCGAGGCGCCGATGATCGTGGCCGGCGCCTATACCAACTCGATGAAGGGCGCCAAGGAGACGGCGCTCTACGACATCGACGGCAAGATCGGCGGGCTGATCAAGCAGGCGCCGCCGAATGACGGCATGCTCGGCGCCGTCGGCAAGCTCGGCGTGACGGCGAAGGCCATCGCCTTCGATATCGAGACCGGGGCGGACGGCGCGAATACGGGCTGGCTGCTGGCGGATGGCGCACTCCACAAGGTGGATCTCGCCACGGGCAAGGCTACGATGGTCGGGAAGGTCGCCGGTCTCAGCGCGCCGGTACGAGACGTCGCCGCTCTACCGGCGATGTAG
- a CDS encoding sigma-70 family RNA polymerase sigma factor gives MAGDAARPEMTIAIEQALLACAGGDKSALKRIYEAESPRMVGVALRILKRRALAEEAVQDSFILIWRYAARFDPQRGSGLTWIYAILRNRSLSILRDEKRTETSDSPLAEDTPSEEDDPETVMAKLSDAKALQGCLEALPAQRRGMVLLAFVQGLTHGEIAGRLGMPLGTVKSWIRRSLITLKECLG, from the coding sequence ATGGCGGGCGACGCCGCGCGACCGGAAATGACGATCGCGATCGAACAAGCGCTCCTCGCCTGCGCCGGCGGCGATAAATCGGCATTGAAGCGCATCTACGAGGCCGAGTCGCCGCGTATGGTCGGTGTGGCCCTGCGCATCCTGAAGCGCCGGGCGCTGGCGGAGGAAGCGGTGCAGGACAGTTTCATCCTGATCTGGCGATATGCGGCGCGGTTCGATCCGCAGCGCGGCAGCGGCCTGACCTGGATCTACGCCATCCTGCGCAACCGCTCGCTCTCGATCCTGCGCGATGAGAAGCGCACCGAAACGAGCGACAGCCCGCTGGCCGAGGACACCCCGAGCGAGGAGGACGATCCCGAAACCGTCATGGCCAAGCTCTCCGACGCAAAAGCCCTGCAGGGTTGCCTGGAGGCGCTGCCGGCCCAGCGACGCGGCATGGTGCTGCTCGCCTTCGTCCAGGGTCTGACCCATGGCGAGATCGCCGGGCGCCTGGGCATGCCGCTGGGCACGGTGAAGTCCTGGATCAGGCGCTCGCTGATCACGCTGAAGGAGTGCCTCGGATGA
- a CDS encoding anti-sigma factor produces MSPVSGMIPTPEDRDALAGEYVLGLIERVDRERFEQRLDNDSDLSLAVARWQARLAPIDATAPAIPPSPALWPAIEAAIAMAAQPGRRPAAQTRSRFAGWWESLPVWRGAALAGAFATLLLAAGLIGALDRARRQPVMIAVLLTDTSVAAAVVNTFADGRVEMVPLQNIAVPEGKALEIWTLWDRAVGPRSVGLIDRARSTPLRLDQLPLGRDQLFEITLEPSTGSPTGRPTGPVIAKGTTAQAL; encoded by the coding sequence ATGAGCCCGGTCTCCGGCATGATCCCGACGCCTGAGGACCGCGACGCGCTCGCAGGCGAATATGTGCTCGGCCTGATCGAGCGCGTCGACCGCGAGCGCTTCGAGCAGCGCCTCGACAACGACAGCGACCTGTCCCTGGCCGTCGCACGCTGGCAGGCCCGCCTCGCGCCGATCGATGCCACTGCCCCGGCCATCCCGCCCTCGCCTGCCTTGTGGCCGGCCATCGAGGCAGCGATCGCCATGGCAGCGCAGCCCGGCCGTCGGCCGGCAGCCCAAACGCGCAGCCGCTTCGCCGGTTGGTGGGAAAGCTTGCCGGTCTGGCGCGGCGCAGCGCTGGCCGGCGCGTTCGCTACGCTCCTGCTTGCGGCGGGCCTGATCGGCGCGCTCGACCGGGCGCGGCGCCAGCCGGTCATGATCGCGGTGCTGCTCACGGACACGAGCGTGGCCGCCGCCGTGGTCAACACCTTCGCCGACGGTCGCGTCGAGATGGTGCCGCTACAGAACATCGCGGTTCCCGAAGGCAAGGCGCTCGAGATCTGGACGCTGTGGGATCGCGCGGTCGGCCCCCGCTCGGTCGGGCTCATCGATCGCGCCCGCAGCACGCCGCTGCGGCTGGATCAATTGCCTCTGGGTCGCGACCAGCTCTTCGAAATCACGCTGGAACCGTCGACAGGCTCGCCGACAGGCCGCCCGACAGGCCCCGTCATCGCGAAGGGTACGACGGCGCAGGCTTTGTGA
- a CDS encoding ATP-dependent DNA helicase, translating into MSWSPQQDAALTAVARWLQAGEPQLFRMFGYAGTGKTTLARHIAEAVDGEVVFAAYTGKAALVLRNKGCDGAQTIHSLIYRSRGVEEESPTFVLNRESAAAKAKLIIIDECSMVDEDLGRDLLSFGTPVLVLGDPAQLPPVKGGGFFTEQEPDVMLTEVHRQAADNPIVRMSMIVREGGRLELGEYGPSRVIRRDEINPEIVMGADQVLVGMNKTRRNYNARIRQLMGRTDNSPVAGEKLVCLRNDKSKGLLNGGSWIVQEIKTSKKGLVTMRVTPEDDTGAKAVKVSVMPNFFDGTEEEIPWELRKHTDEFTFGYALTVHKSQGSQWDDVVLFDESFAFREHRARWLYTGLTRAAETITVVV; encoded by the coding sequence ATGAGCTGGTCGCCTCAGCAGGATGCGGCATTGACCGCCGTTGCGCGCTGGCTGCAGGCCGGCGAGCCTCAGCTCTTCCGCATGTTTGGCTATGCCGGCACCGGCAAGACCACGCTGGCGCGCCATATCGCCGAGGCGGTCGACGGCGAGGTCGTCTTCGCCGCCTATACCGGAAAGGCTGCGCTCGTCTTGCGCAACAAGGGCTGCGATGGCGCGCAGACCATCCATTCGCTGATCTACCGCTCGCGCGGCGTCGAGGAGGAGAGCCCGACCTTCGTGCTCAACCGCGAGAGCGCGGCCGCCAAGGCCAAGCTTATCATCATCGACGAATGCTCCATGGTCGACGAGGATCTGGGGCGCGACCTGCTCTCCTTCGGCACGCCGGTGCTGGTGCTCGGAGATCCCGCCCAGCTCCCTCCGGTGAAGGGCGGCGGCTTCTTCACCGAGCAGGAGCCGGACGTGATGCTGACGGAGGTCCATCGCCAGGCGGCGGACAACCCGATCGTGCGGATGTCGATGATCGTGCGCGAGGGCGGGCGGCTCGAACTCGGCGAGTACGGCCCGAGCCGGGTGATCCGGCGCGACGAGATCAATCCCGAGATCGTCATGGGTGCCGACCAGGTGCTGGTCGGCATGAACAAGACGCGGCGCAACTACAATGCCCGCATCCGCCAATTGATGGGCCGCACCGACAACAGCCCGGTCGCGGGCGAGAAGCTGGTCTGCCTGCGCAACGACAAGAGCAAGGGGCTGCTCAATGGGGGCTCCTGGATCGTGCAGGAGATCAAGACCTCGAAGAAGGGGCTCGTCACCATGCGGGTGACGCCGGAGGACGACACCGGCGCCAAGGCGGTGAAGGTGTCGGTGATGCCGAATTTCTTCGACGGCACCGAGGAGGAAATCCCCTGGGAGCTGCGCAAGCACACCGACGAGTTCACCTTCGGCTACGCGCTGACGGTGCACAAATCGCAGGGCTCGCAATGGGACGACGTCGTGCTCTTCGACGAGAGCTTCGCCTTCCGCGAGCACCGGGCGCGCTGGCTCTATACGGGACTGACACGCGCGGCGGAGACGATCACGGTGGTGGTTTAG
- a CDS encoding methyl-accepting chemotaxis protein — translation MAFFALLSLAGALGLVSALQGFDEARRIDAAAFADIGLASSASLLSSRVAAAALLSSVDADMPKREVETMLERLDGAVELVDAARAHLISSLPVALREANPTLDARIRTFIAFQRGIVDIGRRVSAKAALLEAGADEARTNVDQIIITTSALRDQLARRAAETAARAGERAGNVRLWTILFACLLPLAGGLAALLLLRSHLTRPLRSLMTAIGQAAASDQVIEVPYRGRADEIGQLARIVRQFSEVRATLVTREAEAGDARRHEQMRSAELARIADEFEARLGLLLGEIGRESEVLRMALQDAAVRVHQVSRSTETAAGSVDGAGIEARRSSEAALRMEYVIGQINAEVRRVSEMATAATHEAAGTHALVTRLTENAAQMRDVVGIIEAVARQTNMLALNATIEAARAGTHGRGFAVVAAEVKTLANQASEAAARIVGRIAQAEEALSHAAGAVSSIGTSVAAVEQTGTEIATMVNSHVELLGSLGETVGRISDVTATAAIAMSEIAAANLQTVGQADMGAASAGKLDRRIHALQVEAGAFVRRLRAA, via the coding sequence ATGGCATTCTTCGCGCTGCTGAGCCTCGCCGGGGCGCTTGGCCTCGTCAGCGCGCTGCAGGGTTTCGACGAGGCCCGGCGCATCGATGCCGCCGCCTTCGCCGATATCGGACTGGCCAGCAGCGCCTCGCTGCTTTCCAGCCGCGTCGCAGCCGCAGCCCTGCTCAGCAGTGTCGACGCCGACATGCCCAAGCGGGAGGTCGAGACGATGCTGGAGCGGCTCGACGGCGCCGTCGAGCTGGTCGACGCGGCCCGCGCGCATCTGATCTCCTCCTTGCCTGTCGCCTTACGCGAGGCCAACCCGACGCTCGACGCCCGGATCCGGACCTTCATCGCCTTTCAGCGCGGCATCGTCGATATCGGCCGCCGCGTTTCGGCGAAGGCCGCCCTCCTCGAAGCGGGAGCCGATGAAGCACGGACCAATGTCGACCAGATCATCATCACGACATCGGCCCTGCGCGACCAGCTTGCGCGCCGTGCGGCCGAGACGGCAGCCCGTGCCGGGGAGCGCGCCGGCAATGTCCGGCTCTGGACCATCCTGTTCGCCTGCCTGCTGCCACTCGCCGGTGGACTGGCGGCGCTGCTGCTTCTGCGCAGCCACCTGACGCGGCCGCTGCGAAGCCTCATGACGGCGATCGGGCAGGCCGCGGCATCGGATCAGGTGATCGAGGTGCCCTATCGCGGGCGGGCCGATGAAATCGGCCAGCTCGCCCGCATCGTGCGCCAGTTCAGCGAGGTGCGGGCGACGCTGGTGACGCGCGAGGCGGAAGCAGGCGACGCGCGCCGCCATGAGCAGATGCGCAGCGCGGAGCTTGCCCGCATCGCCGACGAGTTCGAAGCGCGGCTCGGCCTCCTGCTCGGAGAGATCGGCAGGGAGAGCGAAGTGCTGCGCATGGCGCTGCAGGACGCGGCGGTACGGGTCCATCAGGTATCGAGGAGCACGGAGACCGCGGCGGGCTCCGTCGACGGAGCCGGCATCGAAGCGCGTCGCTCCAGCGAGGCCGCGCTGCGCATGGAATATGTCATCGGCCAGATCAATGCCGAGGTGAGGCGGGTTTCGGAGATGGCGACCGCCGCGACGCATGAAGCGGCCGGGACCCACGCGCTGGTGACGCGGCTGACCGAGAATGCCGCCCAGATGCGCGATGTCGTCGGCATCATCGAGGCGGTCGCGCGGCAGACGAACATGCTGGCGCTCAACGCCACGATCGAGGCGGCGCGGGCCGGCACCCATGGCCGCGGCTTCGCCGTGGTCGCCGCCGAGGTGAAGACGCTGGCGAACCAGGCCTCTGAGGCGGCTGCACGGATCGTGGGTCGTATCGCGCAGGCCGAGGAAGCCCTTTCCCATGCGGCGGGAGCCGTCTCGTCCATCGGAACGAGCGTTGCCGCCGTCGAGCAGACTGGAACCGAGATCGCGACGATGGTGAATTCGCATGTCGAACTGCTGGGTTCGCTCGGCGAGACTGTGGGGCGCATCTCCGACGTCACCGCCACGGCGGCGATCGCGATGAGCGAGATCGCGGCCGCCAATCTGCAGACTGTTGGGCAGGCCGATATGGGCGCCGCGAGTGCCGGCAAGCTCGACCGGCGGATTCATGCGCTGCAGGTGGAGGCCGGTGCCTTCGTGCGGCGCCTGCGCGCGGCCTGA
- a CDS encoding alpha/beta hydrolase, producing the protein MRPRATRILLLCLGLALAAYAAFVLSPWPSALLTRMAFAYGASRTNAALAKHVPASLRERLDIPYGKAEEARLDVYLPQGGAQPGRPTIVWVHGGGFVGGDRKDVGPYLKILAGRGYPAVAVGYTRAPTARYPEPVLQVNEALGFLQRESQRLGLDPSRIVLAGDSAGAHIAAQLAAGLTGKDYAELLGLKPTVGPATLRGVALFCGAFDPTALDLSGPFGSFIRSVLFAYFGVSNPLESDRITEAAVPRYVTETFPPSFITVGNGDPLAPQSVVMAQALQDRGVKVDTLFFPPETEPKLPHEYQFDLDRPEGRQALEQLTGFLGRLRN; encoded by the coding sequence ATGAGACCACGCGCGACCCGGATTCTCCTGCTCTGCCTCGGCTTGGCGCTCGCGGCCTATGCAGCCTTCGTCCTGTCGCCCTGGCCTTCGGCCCTGCTGACCCGAATGGCTTTCGCCTACGGTGCTTCGAGAACCAATGCGGCCCTGGCCAAGCACGTTCCGGCCTCGCTTCGCGAGCGACTCGATATTCCCTACGGCAAGGCCGAGGAGGCGCGGCTGGATGTCTACCTGCCGCAGGGCGGTGCCCAGCCCGGCCGTCCGACCATCGTCTGGGTACATGGCGGCGGCTTCGTCGGTGGCGACCGGAAGGATGTCGGACCTTACCTGAAGATCCTGGCCGGGCGCGGCTATCCGGCCGTTGCCGTGGGCTACACCCGCGCGCCGACCGCCCGCTACCCCGAGCCCGTGCTGCAGGTGAACGAAGCGCTCGGCTTCCTGCAGCGCGAGAGCCAGCGCCTCGGCCTCGATCCCTCGCGGATCGTGCTCGCCGGCGATTCCGCCGGCGCGCATATCGCGGCCCAGCTCGCCGCCGGCCTGACCGGAAAGGACTATGCCGAGCTGCTCGGCCTCAAGCCCACCGTCGGGCCCGCCACCCTGCGAGGCGTCGCGCTGTTCTGCGGGGCCTTCGACCCGACGGCGCTAGACTTGTCAGGGCCGTTCGGAAGCTTCATCCGCTCCGTACTCTTCGCCTATTTCGGGGTGTCGAACCCGCTGGAGAGCGACCGCATCACCGAAGCCGCGGTTCCGCGCTATGTGACGGAAACCTTCCCCCCGAGCTTCATCACGGTCGGCAATGGCGACCCGCTGGCGCCGCAATCGGTGGTGATGGCTCAGGCTCTGCAAGACCGCGGCGTCAAGGTCGACACGCTGTTCTTTCCGCCCGAGACCGAGCCGAAGCTGCCGCACGAATACCAGTTCGACCTCGACAGGCCCGAAGGACGGCAGGCGCTGGAGCAGCTGACGGGTTTTCTCGGCAGGCTGAGGAATTGA
- a CDS encoding alpha/beta fold hydrolase: MHVTVNGVRLYVDTEGAGLVPDGPRMRETPTLVLLHGGPGADHSLYKPAFSALRDICQIVYYDHRGCGRSEDGPRDLWTLAQWGDDVKALCDALGINKPIVLGTSFGGFVAQAYATRHPGHAAKLILVSAAAKVDFQQIYAAFERFGGAEAAAAARAYWSAPSDATRAAYREVCVPLYAPRNQRHDGLWVARAIMRNETGVHFNGPRNEHGRFDFRDALARVSCPVLVMAGDKDPITPIAFSEQIAASLPPEQVRFQRFTDCGHGILADDRDGALQAIRDFILA, translated from the coding sequence ATGCACGTTACCGTGAACGGGGTTCGCCTCTACGTCGATACCGAGGGAGCTGGGCTGGTCCCGGACGGGCCTCGAATGCGCGAGACGCCGACACTCGTGCTGCTTCATGGCGGCCCGGGCGCTGACCATAGCCTCTACAAGCCCGCTTTCTCTGCTCTGCGCGACATCTGCCAGATCGTCTACTACGACCATCGCGGCTGCGGACGCAGCGAAGACGGACCACGAGACCTGTGGACGCTCGCCCAATGGGGTGACGACGTTAAGGCGCTTTGCGACGCGCTCGGCATCAACAAGCCGATCGTGCTCGGAACCTCCTTCGGCGGTTTCGTCGCCCAGGCTTATGCGACGCGCCATCCGGGCCATGCCGCAAAACTGATCCTCGTCAGCGCGGCGGCAAAGGTCGATTTTCAGCAGATCTATGCGGCCTTCGAACGGTTCGGAGGCGCGGAGGCGGCGGCTGCGGCGCGAGCCTATTGGTCAGCCCCGTCCGACGCGACCCGCGCGGCCTATCGAGAGGTCTGCGTCCCGCTCTACGCGCCTCGCAACCAGAGGCATGACGGGTTGTGGGTTGCCCGCGCCATCATGCGCAACGAAACTGGCGTCCACTTCAACGGTCCCCGCAACGAGCACGGCCGCTTCGACTTCAGGGATGCGCTCGCGCGCGTGTCCTGCCCGGTTCTCGTCATGGCCGGAGACAAGGACCCGATCACACCGATCGCCTTCAGCGAGCAGATCGCGGCAAGCCTCCCACCTGAACAAGTCCGCTTTCAGCGCTTCACCGATTGCGGCCACGGTATTCTCGCCGACGATCGGGATGGCGCCTTACAGGCGATCCGCGACTTCATCCTCGCATAG
- a CDS encoding GNAT family N-acetyltransferase, protein MGDASFAVRPLTPERWGDLEDLFGPQGPCYGCWCNHFRMPQRLRKPLLGEGARRLFEERVRDGPPPGVLAYAEDKAVGWLQIGPRAHIPEWNNPRRASTPLPDAAAEDISNWAASCFFVRRGFRGKGVTGALVDGAVAFARDSGARLIEAAAMDNQDKRSAEGLYVGPESVFLRAGFVEVARQKPGRPLLRLIL, encoded by the coding sequence ATGGGTGATGCCAGCTTTGCCGTGCGGCCGTTGACGCCGGAGCGCTGGGGCGATCTGGAGGACCTCTTCGGCCCGCAGGGCCCCTGCTATGGCTGCTGGTGCAACCATTTCCGCATGCCGCAGCGCCTGCGCAAGCCTCTGCTCGGCGAGGGAGCGCGCCGGCTGTTCGAGGAGCGGGTGCGGGACGGGCCGCCGCCGGGCGTGCTGGCCTATGCGGAGGACAAGGCCGTGGGCTGGCTGCAGATTGGCCCGCGGGCGCATATCCCTGAATGGAACAATCCGCGCCGCGCCTCGACGCCGCTGCCGGACGCGGCGGCCGAGGACATCAGCAATTGGGCGGCTTCCTGCTTCTTCGTGCGCAGGGGATTTCGCGGCAAGGGCGTCACCGGCGCGCTGGTTGATGGAGCCGTTGCGTTCGCGAGGGACAGCGGCGCGCGGCTGATCGAGGCGGCTGCCATGGATAACCAGGACAAGCGCAGCGCGGAGGGGCTCTATGTCGGGCCGGAAAGCGTGTTCCTGCGCGCGGGCTTCGTCGAGGTGGCCCGGCAGAAGCCGGGGCGGCCGCTACTCAGGCTGATACTGTAG
- a CDS encoding LysE family translocator, with translation MSLEVYAAYLLACIVIIIVPGPTVTLIIANSLKHGTRAGLLNVAGTQAGLAIMVVVAGIGLSSVIAALGHWFEWLRLAGAAYLIWLGWKMFRSAGADLDGSAPTKAPRGGFFLQGALVALSNPKTLLFFGAFFPQFLDPARDHVTQIAIMGATALAFAALSDSAYAVLSGRAGHLLSQRRVRLLSKFSGGLLVGGGLWLASTRAS, from the coding sequence ATGTCGCTCGAAGTCTATGCCGCCTATCTGCTCGCCTGCATCGTCATCATCATCGTTCCCGGTCCGACGGTCACGCTGATCATCGCCAACAGCCTGAAGCACGGTACCCGCGCTGGCCTCCTCAACGTGGCAGGAACCCAGGCCGGCCTCGCGATCATGGTCGTCGTCGCCGGCATCGGCCTCAGCTCCGTCATCGCAGCGCTCGGTCACTGGTTCGAGTGGCTGCGGCTGGCGGGCGCCGCCTACCTGATCTGGCTGGGCTGGAAGATGTTCCGTTCAGCCGGCGCAGACCTCGACGGCAGCGCCCCGACCAAGGCGCCGCGCGGCGGCTTCTTCCTGCAGGGCGCGCTGGTAGCGCTCAGCAACCCCAAGACGCTGCTGTTCTTCGGTGCCTTCTTCCCGCAGTTCCTCGACCCGGCGCGCGACCACGTAACCCAGATCGCGATCATGGGCGCGACCGCGCTGGCCTTCGCCGCGCTCAGCGACAGCGCCTATGCCGTGCTGTCCGGCCGCGCCGGCCATCTGCTCTCGCAGCGGCGCGTCCGGCTTCTGTCGAAGTTCAGCGGCGGCCTGTTGGTCGGCGGCGGCCTCTGGCTCGCCTCGACGCGGGCGAGTTGA
- a CDS encoding SDR family oxidoreductase yields MPQTWMITGANRGIGLALTNALLRRGDHVVAAARNPRGGALGDLAAEHAGALTPLELDVTSDKSVAAAKNALAGRPVDVLLNNAGLYGPRDRQSGLDVDFDEWREVFEVNVYSPVRVAQAFLPNIEAGQARKIATISSRMGSIAANPGNALIYRSSKAAVNMAMVVFGNAVRERNVSVLLFHPGWVQTDMGGGGADITPAESAGGLILTIDASGMAETNSFRDYTGEKIAW; encoded by the coding sequence ATGCCCCAGACCTGGATGATCACCGGTGCCAATCGCGGCATCGGGCTCGCGCTCACCAACGCATTGCTGCGGCGAGGCGACCATGTCGTCGCCGCGGCGCGCAACCCCCGGGGCGGGGCGCTGGGCGATCTCGCAGCCGAACATGCCGGGGCGCTGACGCCGCTCGAACTCGATGTCACCTCCGACAAGAGCGTGGCGGCCGCCAAGAACGCGCTGGCGGGGCGCCCGGTGGATGTTCTCCTCAACAATGCCGGCCTCTACGGCCCGCGCGACCGGCAGAGCGGGCTCGATGTCGATTTCGACGAATGGCGCGAGGTCTTCGAGGTCAATGTCTATTCTCCGGTGCGGGTCGCGCAGGCCTTCCTACCCAATATAGAGGCCGGGCAGGCGCGCAAGATCGCGACGATCTCCAGCCGCATGGGCTCGATCGCCGCCAATCCCGGCAATGCGCTGATCTATCGCTCGTCGAAAGCTGCGGTGAACATGGCGATGGTCGTGTTCGGCAACGCGGTGCGCGAGCGCAATGTCAGCGTGCTGCTGTTCCATCCGGGCTGGGTCCAGACCGACATGGGCGGCGGCGGGGCCGACATCACCCCTGCCGAAAGCGCAGGCGGGCTGATCCTCACCATCGACGCCTCCGGCATGGCCGAGACCAACAGCTTCCGCGACTACACGGGCGAAAAGATCGCCTGGTAA